From a single Nothobranchius furzeri strain GRZ-AD chromosome 9, NfurGRZ-RIMD1, whole genome shotgun sequence genomic region:
- the LOC107382107 gene encoding growth arrest-specific protein 1: MRCGCSALALLPVLVALDAQLICWQALLRCHDERECDLAYSQYLAACDGNIGGTRRQCPSHCINALIRLNNTRSGPDLENCDCAQDLDCHRTKRAIEPCLPRRHPSDAGGIGCMEARQRCEEDSGCHASLTAYLSHCGQLFNGRKCSSKCKATIQQMLFIPNGMLLNRCVCDGVERPFCEVVKENMSKLCSIGDHSVISDQDGEDLYEDEDYELKSDREEVYTNSSSSSRSFSSCMLLLSLWIILWDYWNVCLD; encoded by the coding sequence ATGCGATGTGGGTGCAGCGCGCTGGCGCTCCTCCCGGTGCTGGTGGCTTTGGACGCGCAGCTCATCTGCTGGCAGGCGCTCCTCCGGTGCCACGACGAGCGCGAGTGCGACCTGGCCTACAGCCAGTACCTGGCGGCGTGCGATGGGAACATCGGGGGGACCAGGAGGCAGTGTCCCAGCCACTGCATCAACGCGCTCATCCGCCTCAACAACACCCGCAGCGGGCCGGACCTGGAGAACTGCGACTGCGCGCAGGACCTGGACTGCCACAGAACCAAGCGGGCCATCGAGCCGTGCCTGCCCCGCAGACACCCGAGCGACGCCGGGGGGATCGGCTGCATGGAGGCCCGCCAGCGCTGCGAGGAGGACAGCGGCTGCCACGCCTCCCTCACGGCCTACCTGTCCCACTGCGGCCAGCTGTTCAACGGCCGGAAGTGCTCCTCCAAATGCAAAGCCACAATCCAGCAGATGCTGTTCATCCCGAACGGGATGCTGCTGAACCGCTGCGTGTGTGACGGCGTGGAGAGGCCCTTCTGCGAGGTGGTGAAGGAGAACATGAGCAAGCTCTGCTCCATAGGAGACCACAGCGTCATCTCGGACCAGGATGGAGAGGACCTGTACGAGGATGAAGATTACGAGCTGAAAAGTGACAGAGAGGAAGTTTACACCAACAGTTCTTCCTCCTCCAGGAGCTTCTCCAGCTGCATGCTGCTCCTGAGTCTCTGGATTATACTCTGGGATTATTGGAACGTCTGTCTGGATTAA